The Sulfurimonas lithotrophica genome includes a region encoding these proteins:
- a CDS encoding 4Fe-4S binding protein — protein sequence MKKIRDFINKADIKKFRFWLQLFFFVIFIYGGYFAINLGNSIPVFSCGYDREVGGMCYFLPLQHQLARPLDVLFSVASISVLIGFITFLLWFIVFNKAWCGYACPLGTMQDWLTGLRKKLGIRYSTYTQPQFDKLKKIKYIMLAIVILSPIAVGMGLLGGEWRTAFCSICPGRMITPLFVGDTSQWALDFSTKSAMILTSLGLIFTGLFVVGSFIKKRFFCFFCPMSAMHYIFSDAALLKLKKDGDKCTKCGDCYNVCDMQIKDIADDVKSTNILRDDCIMCLKCVAACPEDDALHVDLVNYPIFKSTKGGFVKRMEIQELEKKND from the coding sequence ATGAAAAAAATTAGAGACTTCATAAACAAAGCAGACATAAAAAAGTTTCGTTTTTGGTTACAACTATTTTTCTTTGTCATCTTTATATACGGCGGATACTTTGCTATTAATTTAGGAAATTCAATACCGGTATTTTCATGCGGTTACGATAGAGAAGTCGGTGGAATGTGTTATTTTCTACCGCTTCAACACCAATTGGCGAGACCTCTGGATGTACTCTTTAGCGTTGCCAGCATCTCGGTTCTTATTGGGTTTATAACATTTTTACTATGGTTTATCGTATTTAACAAAGCTTGGTGTGGATATGCCTGTCCGCTTGGTACTATGCAAGACTGGCTGACAGGACTTAGAAAAAAACTCGGCATCAGATACAGCACATATACACAGCCTCAATTTGATAAGTTAAAAAAGATAAAGTATATTATGCTTGCCATCGTTATTTTATCTCCTATCGCAGTTGGAATGGGTCTTCTTGGGGGTGAATGGAGGACGGCATTTTGTAGCATCTGTCCGGGAAGAATGATAACACCTTTATTTGTAGGAGATACATCTCAATGGGCACTTGATTTTTCTACTAAAAGTGCGATGATTTTAACTTCCTTGGGTCTAATTTTTACAGGTTTATTCGTAGTCGGTTCATTTATCAAAAAACGCTTTTTTTGTTTCTTTTGCCCGATGAGTGCAATGCATTATATTTTTAGCGATGCAGCACTTTTAAAACTAAAAAAAGACGGTGATAAATGTACAAAATGCGGTGATTGCTACAATGTTTGCGATATGCAGATAAAAGATATTGCAGATGATGTTAAAAGCACAAATATTTTAAGAGATGACTGCATTATGTGCTTAAAATGCGTAGCAGCTTGCCCTGAAGACGATGCTTTGCATGTGGATCTTGTAAATTATCCTATTTTTAAATCAACAAAAGGCGGGTTTGTTAAAAGAATGGAAATACAAGAGCTGGAGAAAAAAAATGACTAA
- a CDS encoding 2-hydroxyacyl-CoA dehydratase family protein produces MTKRAGHKIETPKEKQNRHKAMEAITVLEKIKHEFKKPPEAMEYFYDLYESVHCKHEPLHKDKVKVGTMCIQVPSEIVYALDAVPIRMCNGFYTDDEIGSDLLPSKSCPLVKATVGLFASDNFSDKPDVVVSPTTCDQKAKSGAIIEDMGYSIFDMEFPRTKESEESREYWRRSVRKFTKELSNDLGKKITKKALRESIKKVGLAQHLYHKLNILRKNENSPILGLDMFLVTNAFFFDKIDNWINAVDTLVKECEQRVKDEFNAAHKRSPRIVYTGSPPIFPNLKIPLIIEQSDAIIVADETCSSNRMFNDMVSVDEWFVNDMIDGVADRYLKGCTCPIFTKNDDRKRRILDLVKEYNADGVVYQAFAGCQVYEMEQRSVLEAMEKEGIPIIYLESDYSPSHLGQLTTRIEAFIESLKNRRRKK; encoded by the coding sequence ATGACTAAAAGAGCCGGACACAAAATAGAGACTCCTAAAGAGAAACAAAATCGTCATAAAGCGATGGAAGCCATAACGGTACTTGAAAAGATAAAACATGAGTTTAAAAAGCCTCCAGAAGCAATGGAATATTTTTATGATTTGTATGAGAGTGTACATTGCAAACACGAACCTTTACATAAAGATAAAGTAAAAGTCGGAACTATGTGCATCCAAGTACCATCCGAAATAGTTTATGCACTGGATGCAGTACCTATTAGGATGTGTAACGGTTTTTATACAGACGATGAGATAGGAAGCGACTTATTACCTTCAAAATCATGTCCACTCGTAAAAGCTACCGTAGGACTTTTTGCATCCGATAATTTTTCCGATAAACCGGATGTTGTAGTATCTCCTACTACCTGTGACCAAAAAGCAAAATCGGGCGCTATTATAGAAGATATGGGCTATAGCATCTTCGATATGGAATTTCCAAGAACAAAAGAGAGTGAAGAAAGCCGTGAATACTGGAGACGCAGTGTAAGAAAATTTACAAAAGAGTTATCAAATGATTTGGGAAAAAAGATTACTAAAAAAGCTTTAAGAGAATCTATCAAAAAGGTAGGTTTGGCACAGCATCTGTACCATAAACTAAATATCTTACGAAAAAATGAAAATTCTCCAATTTTGGGGCTTGATATGTTTTTAGTTACAAATGCTTTTTTCTTTGACAAAATAGACAACTGGATTAATGCGGTGGATACACTGGTAAAAGAGTGTGAACAAAGGGTTAAGGATGAGTTTAACGCCGCACATAAAAGAAGTCCGAGAATCGTATATACGGGTTCACCTCCGATATTTCCAAATCTAAAAATTCCTTTAATTATAGAACAATCAGATGCAATAATAGTTGCAGATGAGACTTGCTCGTCCAACAGAATGTTTAACGACATGGTAAGTGTAGATGAGTGGTTTGTAAACGATATGATAGACGGTGTCGCAGATAGATATTTAAAAGGTTGCACCTGCCCTATCTTTACAAAAAATGATGACAGAAAAAGAAGAATACTGGACTTGGTAAAAGAATATAACGCCGACGGTGTAGTGTATCAGGCATTTGCAGGTTGTCAAGTTTACGAGATGGAACAAAGATCGGTTTTAGAGGCTATGGAAAAAGAAGGGATACCGATAATTTATCTTGAAAGTGACTATTCTCCAAGTCATCTTGGACAATTAACAACAAGGATAGAAGCTTTTATAGAGTCTCTTAAAAATAGAAGAAGGAAAAAGTAA
- a CDS encoding acyl-CoA dehydratase activase, with translation MQYFAGIDIGSTAIKIALVDENKNLVAHKISASGSMFYKYAKQSLSELLREYNIDESDLVYTVATGYGRKLFKEADENISEITANALGARAAAKDKCEIKTIINIGGQDSKAISLDSEGNVVNFAMNDRCAAGTGKFLDVVAMNLELEVDELGEYHFKSKGTPLAINSTCAVFAESEIIGLLGNDNSVEDIVAGVHYSIAKRIIKLVKRVGIKENIYFDGGPALNEGLVNAIENELGKEIFIPEFPQITTSYGAAILAHESYEYENKAR, from the coding sequence ATGCAGTATTTTGCAGGAATAGATATAGGCTCGACAGCCATAAAAATCGCACTCGTAGATGAAAATAAAAATCTTGTAGCACATAAAATAAGTGCAAGCGGAAGTATGTTTTATAAATATGCAAAACAAAGTTTAAGTGAACTTTTACGTGAATATAATATTGATGAAAGTGATTTAGTATATACGGTTGCTACGGGCTATGGCAGGAAACTTTTTAAAGAAGCAGATGAAAACATAAGTGAAATTACGGCAAATGCACTTGGAGCGAGGGCTGCTGCAAAAGATAAATGTGAGATAAAGACCATTATTAATATAGGCGGGCAAGATTCTAAAGCGATTTCACTCGATAGCGAGGGAAATGTGGTAAATTTTGCTATGAATGACAGATGTGCGGCAGGAACAGGGAAATTTTTAGACGTAGTAGCGATGAACTTAGAGCTTGAAGTCGATGAATTAGGAGAATACCATTTTAAATCAAAGGGAACTCCTTTAGCTATTAACAGTACCTGTGCCGTATTTGCAGAATCCGAAATAATAGGTCTTCTTGGAAACGATAATTCCGTCGAAGACATAGTTGCCGGGGTACATTACTCTATAGCAAAAAGAATTATCAAACTTGTAAAGAGAGTCGGTATAAAAGAAAATATCTATTTTGACGGTGGACCTGCTCTTAATGAAGGTTTGGTTAATGCGATTGAAAATGAGCTCGGAAAAGAGATATTTATACCTGAATTTCCACAAATAACTACTTCGTACGGAGCGGCTATTTTAGCACACGAATCTTATGAATATGAAAATAAAGCGAGATAA